The following proteins are co-located in the Toxotes jaculatrix isolate fToxJac2 chromosome 9, fToxJac2.pri, whole genome shotgun sequence genome:
- the stoml3a gene encoding stomatin (EPB72)-like 3a isoform X1: MVTQGKLQINALDNIEDKNSGRLGCFGWLLVIASLLFIAATFPLTIFMCVKIVKEYERAVIFRLGRIADRKPKGPGLFFVLPCTDNFVKVDLRTVSFDIPPQEILTKDSVTVSVDGVVYFRIHCPISSVANVSNAHSSTRLLAQTTLRNVLGTKNLAELLSDREGISLSMQESLDEATDPWGIKVERVEIKDVKLPQQLQRAMAAEAEASREARAKIIAAEGEMKASRALKEASLVIAESPSALQLRYLQTLNTIAAEKNSTIIFPLPIDMLQNFMQRK, translated from the exons ATGGTTACGCAAGGTAAACTTCAGATCAACGCTTTGGACAACATCGAAG ATAAAAACTCAGGGAGACTGGGATGCTTTGGTTGGCTGTTGGTCATTGCATCCCTCCTGTTTATAGCAGCAACCTTCCCCCTCACAATATTTATGTGTGTTAAG ATAGTAAAGGAGTACGAGCGAGCTGTCATTTTTAGACTCGGCCGGATTGCAGACAGGAAGCCTAAAGGGCCAG gacttttctttgttctgcCCTGCACTGATAACTTTGTGAAAGTTGATCTGAGAACTGTTTCCTTTGACATCCCTCCACAAGag ATCCTAACCAAAGACTCAGTAACAGTGTCTGTGGACGGCGTGGTGTACTTCCGCATTCACTGCCCAATCTCCTCCGTGGCCAATGTGTCCAACGCACACTCATCTACACGCCTGCTGGCTCAAACCACCCTGAGGAATGTACTTGGTACCAAAAACCTTGCCGAACTGTTGTCTGACAGAGAGGGCATATCACTCAGCATGCAG GAATCTCTGGATGAAGCCACTGATCCGTGGGGTATTAAGGTGGAGCGTGTGGAGATCAAGGATGTGAAGTtgccacagcagctgcagagagccatggcagcagaggcagaggccaGCCGGGAGGCCAGAGCAAAG ATCATcgctgcagagggagagatgaaggcCTCCAGGGCTCTGAAAGAAGCCTCTCTGGTGATTGCTGAGTCACCCTCTGCTCTCCAGCTGCGATACCTGCAGACCCTAAACACCATCGCAGCAGAGAAAAACTCAACCATCATTTTCCCTCTGCCTATAGATATGTTGCAGAATTTCATGCAGAGGAAGTGA
- the stoml3a gene encoding stomatin (EPB72)-like 3a isoform X2 → MISTTSSTAEMVTQGKLQINALDNIEDKNSGRLGCFGWLLVIASLLFIAATFPLTIFMCVKIVKEYERAVIFRLGRIADRKPKGPGLFFVLPCTDNFVKVDLRTVSFDIPPQEILTKDSVTVSVDGVVYFRIHCPISSVANVSNAHSSTRLLAQTTLRNVLGTKNLAELLSDREGISLSMQESLDEATDPWGIKVERVEIKDVKLPQQLQRAMAAEAEASREARAKIIAAEGEMKASRALKEASLVIAESPSALQLRYLQTLNTIAAEKNSTIIFPLPIDMLQNFMQRK, encoded by the exons ATGATCTCAACAACGTCCAGCACAGCAGAGATGGTTACGCAAGGTAAACTTCAGATCAACGCTTTGGACAACATCGAAG ATAAAAACTCAGGGAGACTGGGATGCTTTGGTTGGCTGTTGGTCATTGCATCCCTCCTGTTTATAGCAGCAACCTTCCCCCTCACAATATTTATGTGTGTTAAG ATAGTAAAGGAGTACGAGCGAGCTGTCATTTTTAGACTCGGCCGGATTGCAGACAGGAAGCCTAAAGGGCCAG gacttttctttgttctgcCCTGCACTGATAACTTTGTGAAAGTTGATCTGAGAACTGTTTCCTTTGACATCCCTCCACAAGag ATCCTAACCAAAGACTCAGTAACAGTGTCTGTGGACGGCGTGGTGTACTTCCGCATTCACTGCCCAATCTCCTCCGTGGCCAATGTGTCCAACGCACACTCATCTACACGCCTGCTGGCTCAAACCACCCTGAGGAATGTACTTGGTACCAAAAACCTTGCCGAACTGTTGTCTGACAGAGAGGGCATATCACTCAGCATGCAG GAATCTCTGGATGAAGCCACTGATCCGTGGGGTATTAAGGTGGAGCGTGTGGAGATCAAGGATGTGAAGTtgccacagcagctgcagagagccatggcagcagaggcagaggccaGCCGGGAGGCCAGAGCAAAG ATCATcgctgcagagggagagatgaaggcCTCCAGGGCTCTGAAAGAAGCCTCTCTGGTGATTGCTGAGTCACCCTCTGCTCTCCAGCTGCGATACCTGCAGACCCTAAACACCATCGCAGCAGAGAAAAACTCAACCATCATTTTCCCTCTGCCTATAGATATGTTGCAGAATTTCATGCAGAGGAAGTGA